One Panicum virgatum strain AP13 chromosome 9K, P.virgatum_v5, whole genome shotgun sequence genomic region harbors:
- the LOC120647032 gene encoding calmodulin-binding transcription activator 1-like isoform X2, protein MAEARRYAIAPQLDVDQILKEAQHRWLRPAEICEILKNYRNFRIAPEPPNRPPSGSLFLFDRKVLRYFRKDGHNWRKKRDGKTVKEAHERLKSGSIDVLHCYYAHGEENENFQRSYWMLEEDFMHIVLVHYLEVKGGKSTSCIRGHDDMLQAARTDSPLSQLPSQTTEGESSVSGQATEYEETESDIYSGGAGYHPFSWTQQRENGAGPVMGASILSSYIPALIVGNHQGFPATATSTDLYSHGQDALPVALNEPALGIALNGADNQLDDLDPSSLNGLPDQGVHQMPPPLITDPSKRFPFFEGPGIESFTFDEVYNGLGIKDADTVDTDEGSLWKLPGAISSFPTEDSFQQNGRSLVETINYPLLKTQSSDLSDILKDTFKKSDSFTRWMSKELGEVDDSQIRSSSGVYWNSEETDNIIEASSCDQLDQFTVDPVLAQDQLFSISDFSPSWTYAGSKTRVLITGRFLNSDEVQRWKWSCMFGEVEVPAEISADGTLRCYSPSHKPGRVPFYVTCSNRLACSEIREFEFRPSNSKHMDVRSPHDDAKKTYLQMRLDDLLSLGQDEYQAIVSNPTKEMIDLSKKISSLMTDNDSWSELLKLACDNELATDDKQDQFFENRLKEKLHIWLVHKPGDGGKGPSVLDEEGQGVLHLAATLGYDWAIRPTISAGVSINFRDAHGWTALHWAAFCGRERTVVALIALGAAPGALTDPTPDFPTGSTPADLASANGYKGISGFLAESALISHLQTLDLKETMGSNASEISGLPGIGDVIERRASPLAGEGLLAGSMGDSLGAVRNAAQAAARIYQVFRMQSFQRKQAVQYEDENGAISDDRALSLLSVKPSKPGQLDPLHAAATRIQNKFRGWKGRKEFLLIRQRIVKIQAHVRGHQVRKHYRKIIWSVGIVEKVILRWRRKGAGLRGFRPTEGAVEGTSSSHNDLIQNKPAQEDYDFLQQGRKQTEERLQKALARVKSMVQYPDARDQYQRILTVVTRLQESQALQEKMLESSTDMDEGFVMSEFQELWDDDMPTPGNT, encoded by the exons ATGGCGGAGGCGCGGCGCTACGCGATCGCGCCGCAGCTAG ATGTTGATCAGATATTGAAGGAAGCACAACACCGATGGTTACGACCTGCGGAGATTTGCGAAATACTTAAAAATTACAGAAATTTCCGCATTGCCCCAGAACCACCAAATAGACCTCCAA GTGGTTCGCTTTTCTTGTTTGATCGAAAAGTTTTGAGGTATTTCCGGAAGGATGGCCATAAttggaggaagaaaagagaTGGAAAAACTGTCAAAGAAGCTCATGAAAGATTAAAA TCTGGAAGTATTGATGTGCTTCACTGCTACTATGCTCATGGGGAAGAAAATGAAAACTTTCAGAGGAGTTATTGGATGTTGGAGGA gGATTTTATGCACATTGTGCTTGTACATTACCTCGAAGTCAAG GGTGGCAAATCAACTTCTTGTATTAGAGGGCACGATGATATGCTGCAAGCTGCTCGTACGGATAGCCCTTTAAGTCAGCTGCCTTCACAAACTACAGAGGGTGAAAGCTCTGTTAGCGGACAAGCCACCGAATATGAGGAAACAGAATCAG ATATTTATTCGGGAGGAGCCGGATACCACCCTTTCTCTTGGACGCAGCAGCGTGAAAATGGAGCTGGACCTGTGATGGGAGCTTCTATTCTGAGCTCATACATTCCTGCACTGATTGTAG GTAACCATCAAGGCTTCCCGGCTACAGCAACTAGTACAGACTTATATTCTCATGGTCAAGATGCCTTACCAGTTGCTCTTAATGAGCCTGCTCTTGGAATTGCATTAAATGGGGCTGATAATCAGTTGGATGACTTGGATCCATCATCATTGAATGGCCTACCTGACCAAGGGGTCCATCAAATGCCTCCACCCCTAATTACTGATCCCTCCAAACGATTTCCTTTCTTTGAAGGACCTGGAATCGAATCCTTCACGTTTGATGAAGTATATAATGGTTTGGGTATTAAGGATGCAGATACTGTAGACACTGATGAAGGGTCACTGTGGAAG CTTCCAGGTGCTATCAGCTCGTTTCCTACAGAGGACAGTTTTCAACAAAATGGTAGATCTTTGGTGGAAACTATCAATTACCCTCTCTTGAAAACTCAATCATCTGATCTCTCTGATATCCTGAAAGACACCTTTAAGAAAAGTGATAGTTTTACGAGATGGATGAGCAAAGAACTTGGTGAAGTAGACGACTCCCAAATTAGGTCCAGTTCTGGAGTGTACTGGAACAGCGAAGAGACTGACAATATCATTGAAGCATCAAGTTGTGATCAGTTGGATCAATTCACTGTTGACCCGGTGCTTGCACAAGACCAGCTGTTTAGTATATCTGATTTTTCTCCAAGCTGGACATATGCGGGCTCCAAGACTAGG GTTCTCATTACTGGTAGATTCTTAAATTCTGATGAGGTTCAAAGATGGAAGTGGTCATGTATGTTTGGAGAAGTCGAAGTTCCAGCAGAGATTTCAGCTGATGGAACTCTCAGATGCTATTCTCCGTCACACAAACCTGGCAGGGTTCCTTTTTATGTTACATGCTCCAACAGGTTGGCCTGCAGCGAAATCCGAGAGTTTGAGTTCCGACCAAGTAATTCCAAACACATGGATGTCCGAAGTCCACATGATGATGCGAAGAAAACATATCTCCAGATGCGTCTTGATGACCTGTTGTCTTTGGGACAAGATGAGTACCAGGCAATAGTATCTAACCCCACAAAGGAGATGATTGATTTGAGCAAGAAGATAAGCTCGCTAATGACAGACAACGATTCCTGGTCCGAGTTGCTAAAGTTGGCTTGTGATAACGAGCTTGCCACTGATGATAAGCAGGATCAGTTCTTTGAAAATCGCTTGAAGGAAAAATTGCATATCTGGCTTGTCCACAAACCAGGTGATGGTGGCAAGGGCCCCAGTGTGTTAGATGAGGAAGGGCAGGGTGTGCTTCATCTGGCAGCTACCCTAGGATACGATTGGGCTATAAGGCCAACAATTTCTGCTGGTGTGAGCATAAATTTCAGAGATGCTCATGGATGGACTGCACTCCATTGGGCTGCATTTTGTGGCAG AGAGCGAACAGTTGTGGCACTCATCGCACTTGGTGCAGCTCCTGGAGCTTTGACAGATCCAACGCCAGATTTTCCCACAGGAAGCACACCAGCTGATCTTGCGTCAGCTAATGGGTACAAGGGAATTTCTGGTTTCCTGGCTGAGTCTGCTTTAATAAGTCATCTCCAGACCCTCGATCTTAAGGAAACCATGGGAAGCAATGCGTCAGAAATATCCGGTCTGCCTGGTATTGGAGATGTTATTGAAAGAAGAGCATCACCATTAGCAGGTGAAGGTCTTCTAGCTGGATCCATGGGAGATTCACTAGGAGCTGTTCGAAATGCTGCCCAAGCTGCTGCTCGTATATATCAAGTTTTCAGGATGCAATCCTTCCAGAGAAAGCAAGCAGTTCAGTACGAGGATGAAAATGGTGCGATATCAGATGATCGTGCCCTGTCACTCTTATCTGTTAAACCATCTAAACCAGGGCAGCTTGATCCCCTACATGCTGCTGCAACTCGAATACAAAACAAGTTCCGTGGATGGAAGGGAAGAAAGGAGTTCCTACTTATTAGACAGCGCATCGTCAAGATCCAg GCTCATGTGCGAGGTCACCAAGTGAGAAAGCATTATCGCAAAATCATTTGGTCTGTTGGAATAGTAGAGAAGGTTATATTGCGCTGGAGGCGAAAGGGGGCTGGTTTGCGCGGGTTTCGGCCTACAGAAGGTGCGGTGGAGGGCACTAGCAGCAGCCATAACGATTTAATCCAAAATAAACCTGCTCAGGAGGATTATGATTTCCTGCAACAAGGAAGGAAGCAGACCGAAGAAAGGCTGCAGAAAGCTCTTGCCAGAGTGAAGTCCATGGTTCAGTACCCAGATGCTCGGGATCAGTATCAGAGAATTCTGACTGTCGTCACAAGACTCCAGGAATCCCAG GCTTTGCAAGAAAAGATGCTTGAGTCGTCTACCGATATGGATGAAGGTTTCGTGATGAGTGAGTTCCAAGAGCTGTGGGATGACGACATGCCAACGCCTGGCAATACCTAG
- the LOC120647032 gene encoding calmodulin-binding transcription activator 1-like isoform X1: MAEARRYAIAPQLDVDQILKEAQHRWLRPAEICEILKNYRNFRIAPEPPNRPPSGSLFLFDRKVLRYFRKDGHNWRKKRDGKTVKEAHERLKSGSIDVLHCYYAHGEENENFQRSYWMLEEDFMHIVLVHYLEVKGGKSTSCIRGHDDMLQAARTDSPLSQLPSQTTEGESSVSGQATEYEETESADIYSGGAGYHPFSWTQQRENGAGPVMGASILSSYIPALIVGNHQGFPATATSTDLYSHGQDALPVALNEPALGIALNGADNQLDDLDPSSLNGLPDQGVHQMPPPLITDPSKRFPFFEGPGIESFTFDEVYNGLGIKDADTVDTDEGSLWKLPGAISSFPTEDSFQQNGRSLVETINYPLLKTQSSDLSDILKDTFKKSDSFTRWMSKELGEVDDSQIRSSSGVYWNSEETDNIIEASSCDQLDQFTVDPVLAQDQLFSISDFSPSWTYAGSKTRVLITGRFLNSDEVQRWKWSCMFGEVEVPAEISADGTLRCYSPSHKPGRVPFYVTCSNRLACSEIREFEFRPSNSKHMDVRSPHDDAKKTYLQMRLDDLLSLGQDEYQAIVSNPTKEMIDLSKKISSLMTDNDSWSELLKLACDNELATDDKQDQFFENRLKEKLHIWLVHKPGDGGKGPSVLDEEGQGVLHLAATLGYDWAIRPTISAGVSINFRDAHGWTALHWAAFCGRERTVVALIALGAAPGALTDPTPDFPTGSTPADLASANGYKGISGFLAESALISHLQTLDLKETMGSNASEISGLPGIGDVIERRASPLAGEGLLAGSMGDSLGAVRNAAQAAARIYQVFRMQSFQRKQAVQYEDENGAISDDRALSLLSVKPSKPGQLDPLHAAATRIQNKFRGWKGRKEFLLIRQRIVKIQAHVRGHQVRKHYRKIIWSVGIVEKVILRWRRKGAGLRGFRPTEGAVEGTSSSHNDLIQNKPAQEDYDFLQQGRKQTEERLQKALARVKSMVQYPDARDQYQRILTVVTRLQESQALQEKMLESSTDMDEGFVMSEFQELWDDDMPTPGNT, translated from the exons ATGGCGGAGGCGCGGCGCTACGCGATCGCGCCGCAGCTAG ATGTTGATCAGATATTGAAGGAAGCACAACACCGATGGTTACGACCTGCGGAGATTTGCGAAATACTTAAAAATTACAGAAATTTCCGCATTGCCCCAGAACCACCAAATAGACCTCCAA GTGGTTCGCTTTTCTTGTTTGATCGAAAAGTTTTGAGGTATTTCCGGAAGGATGGCCATAAttggaggaagaaaagagaTGGAAAAACTGTCAAAGAAGCTCATGAAAGATTAAAA TCTGGAAGTATTGATGTGCTTCACTGCTACTATGCTCATGGGGAAGAAAATGAAAACTTTCAGAGGAGTTATTGGATGTTGGAGGA gGATTTTATGCACATTGTGCTTGTACATTACCTCGAAGTCAAG GGTGGCAAATCAACTTCTTGTATTAGAGGGCACGATGATATGCTGCAAGCTGCTCGTACGGATAGCCCTTTAAGTCAGCTGCCTTCACAAACTACAGAGGGTGAAAGCTCTGTTAGCGGACAAGCCACCGAATATGAGGAAACAGAATCAG CAGATATTTATTCGGGAGGAGCCGGATACCACCCTTTCTCTTGGACGCAGCAGCGTGAAAATGGAGCTGGACCTGTGATGGGAGCTTCTATTCTGAGCTCATACATTCCTGCACTGATTGTAG GTAACCATCAAGGCTTCCCGGCTACAGCAACTAGTACAGACTTATATTCTCATGGTCAAGATGCCTTACCAGTTGCTCTTAATGAGCCTGCTCTTGGAATTGCATTAAATGGGGCTGATAATCAGTTGGATGACTTGGATCCATCATCATTGAATGGCCTACCTGACCAAGGGGTCCATCAAATGCCTCCACCCCTAATTACTGATCCCTCCAAACGATTTCCTTTCTTTGAAGGACCTGGAATCGAATCCTTCACGTTTGATGAAGTATATAATGGTTTGGGTATTAAGGATGCAGATACTGTAGACACTGATGAAGGGTCACTGTGGAAG CTTCCAGGTGCTATCAGCTCGTTTCCTACAGAGGACAGTTTTCAACAAAATGGTAGATCTTTGGTGGAAACTATCAATTACCCTCTCTTGAAAACTCAATCATCTGATCTCTCTGATATCCTGAAAGACACCTTTAAGAAAAGTGATAGTTTTACGAGATGGATGAGCAAAGAACTTGGTGAAGTAGACGACTCCCAAATTAGGTCCAGTTCTGGAGTGTACTGGAACAGCGAAGAGACTGACAATATCATTGAAGCATCAAGTTGTGATCAGTTGGATCAATTCACTGTTGACCCGGTGCTTGCACAAGACCAGCTGTTTAGTATATCTGATTTTTCTCCAAGCTGGACATATGCGGGCTCCAAGACTAGG GTTCTCATTACTGGTAGATTCTTAAATTCTGATGAGGTTCAAAGATGGAAGTGGTCATGTATGTTTGGAGAAGTCGAAGTTCCAGCAGAGATTTCAGCTGATGGAACTCTCAGATGCTATTCTCCGTCACACAAACCTGGCAGGGTTCCTTTTTATGTTACATGCTCCAACAGGTTGGCCTGCAGCGAAATCCGAGAGTTTGAGTTCCGACCAAGTAATTCCAAACACATGGATGTCCGAAGTCCACATGATGATGCGAAGAAAACATATCTCCAGATGCGTCTTGATGACCTGTTGTCTTTGGGACAAGATGAGTACCAGGCAATAGTATCTAACCCCACAAAGGAGATGATTGATTTGAGCAAGAAGATAAGCTCGCTAATGACAGACAACGATTCCTGGTCCGAGTTGCTAAAGTTGGCTTGTGATAACGAGCTTGCCACTGATGATAAGCAGGATCAGTTCTTTGAAAATCGCTTGAAGGAAAAATTGCATATCTGGCTTGTCCACAAACCAGGTGATGGTGGCAAGGGCCCCAGTGTGTTAGATGAGGAAGGGCAGGGTGTGCTTCATCTGGCAGCTACCCTAGGATACGATTGGGCTATAAGGCCAACAATTTCTGCTGGTGTGAGCATAAATTTCAGAGATGCTCATGGATGGACTGCACTCCATTGGGCTGCATTTTGTGGCAG AGAGCGAACAGTTGTGGCACTCATCGCACTTGGTGCAGCTCCTGGAGCTTTGACAGATCCAACGCCAGATTTTCCCACAGGAAGCACACCAGCTGATCTTGCGTCAGCTAATGGGTACAAGGGAATTTCTGGTTTCCTGGCTGAGTCTGCTTTAATAAGTCATCTCCAGACCCTCGATCTTAAGGAAACCATGGGAAGCAATGCGTCAGAAATATCCGGTCTGCCTGGTATTGGAGATGTTATTGAAAGAAGAGCATCACCATTAGCAGGTGAAGGTCTTCTAGCTGGATCCATGGGAGATTCACTAGGAGCTGTTCGAAATGCTGCCCAAGCTGCTGCTCGTATATATCAAGTTTTCAGGATGCAATCCTTCCAGAGAAAGCAAGCAGTTCAGTACGAGGATGAAAATGGTGCGATATCAGATGATCGTGCCCTGTCACTCTTATCTGTTAAACCATCTAAACCAGGGCAGCTTGATCCCCTACATGCTGCTGCAACTCGAATACAAAACAAGTTCCGTGGATGGAAGGGAAGAAAGGAGTTCCTACTTATTAGACAGCGCATCGTCAAGATCCAg GCTCATGTGCGAGGTCACCAAGTGAGAAAGCATTATCGCAAAATCATTTGGTCTGTTGGAATAGTAGAGAAGGTTATATTGCGCTGGAGGCGAAAGGGGGCTGGTTTGCGCGGGTTTCGGCCTACAGAAGGTGCGGTGGAGGGCACTAGCAGCAGCCATAACGATTTAATCCAAAATAAACCTGCTCAGGAGGATTATGATTTCCTGCAACAAGGAAGGAAGCAGACCGAAGAAAGGCTGCAGAAAGCTCTTGCCAGAGTGAAGTCCATGGTTCAGTACCCAGATGCTCGGGATCAGTATCAGAGAATTCTGACTGTCGTCACAAGACTCCAGGAATCCCAG GCTTTGCAAGAAAAGATGCTTGAGTCGTCTACCGATATGGATGAAGGTTTCGTGATGAGTGAGTTCCAAGAGCTGTGGGATGACGACATGCCAACGCCTGGCAATACCTAG